In Bacteroidales bacterium, one genomic interval encodes:
- a CDS encoding RagB/SusD family nutrient uptake outer membrane protein, protein MKNIIKYLIIGMICLMPISSCSDWLDVVPEGTSRLENAFSSRTPALRYLFTCYSYLTSHDNGVAVDITGGDEVWFDSEVMNPQISLNGIKYAEGLQTAQSPLWDFWPRFYQALRDCNIFLENIVTVPLSSDFSESDRRLWTAEVKVLKAYYHFLLLRQYGPVPIVRESLSVSAGVDEVKVTRNKVDDVVDYAIQLIDEAIPDLEYEVYSVSDELGRITIPIALTIKAMILTTAASPIFNGNTLHATLKNHDGTQLINSEYSVGKWARAAEACKEAIDACEYIGLKLYEYPGSRQYRLTDTIMTQMSLRNAINDRWNDEIIWGDTKAQVTTFQTLAAPKLDTRYQDHSGMRQYFGPPLKIAEMFYSSNGIPINEDSSWEYNTRYSLRVANANEGLYVREGAQTSRLHFDREPRFYAWLGFDNGMWYGQGNYDDKSPSSLFYVQAKAGQPQQKVAESGSPTGYYVKKWIHFENVQNAATSYSVVWYVWPWFRLADLYLLYAESVNEAENNTANREIALEYLDKVRQRAGLATVQDAWSNYSIYNDKYTRQDGLRDIIRQERMIELCFERKRFWDLRRWMIATDMYQTSIQGWDVKQSDALTYYIPKPIFEQKFTLRDYFWPIPSSEITGNPNLVQNIGW, encoded by the coding sequence ATGAAAAATATAATAAAATATTTAATCATCGGAATGATATGTTTGATGCCAATATCTTCCTGTTCAGACTGGCTCGATGTTGTTCCGGAAGGTACCAGCCGGCTGGAAAATGCATTTTCCTCGCGCACGCCTGCTCTCAGGTATCTCTTTACCTGTTATTCATATTTGACCTCGCATGATAATGGGGTTGCCGTTGATATAACCGGAGGGGACGAAGTATGGTTTGATTCCGAAGTAATGAATCCCCAAATTAGCTTAAACGGGATCAAGTATGCAGAAGGATTACAAACGGCACAGTCTCCTCTCTGGGATTTCTGGCCGCGTTTTTATCAGGCCTTACGCGATTGTAATATTTTTCTCGAAAATATTGTTACGGTGCCTCTCTCATCTGATTTCTCTGAAAGTGATCGTCGTTTATGGACTGCCGAGGTTAAAGTACTAAAAGCGTATTATCATTTTCTACTGTTACGCCAATACGGTCCTGTTCCGATTGTTCGCGAAAGCCTGTCGGTTTCTGCTGGTGTGGATGAAGTGAAAGTTACACGTAATAAAGTGGATGATGTAGTGGACTATGCAATTCAACTGATAGACGAAGCAATACCTGATCTGGAATATGAAGTATATAGCGTTAGTGATGAATTGGGACGGATTACCATTCCCATCGCACTTACAATAAAAGCAATGATTCTGACTACAGCTGCAAGTCCTATCTTTAACGGGAACACATTACATGCTACCCTGAAAAATCACGATGGAACCCAGTTGATCAACAGCGAATACTCGGTAGGGAAATGGGCGAGGGCTGCCGAAGCCTGCAAAGAAGCTATCGATGCTTGTGAATATATTGGACTAAAATTGTACGAATATCCTGGAAGCAGGCAATATAGGCTGACCGATACCATTATGACACAAATGTCGTTACGCAATGCTATCAATGATAGATGGAATGATGAAATTATCTGGGGAGATACCAAGGCACAGGTGACTACTTTTCAGACATTAGCTGCCCCGAAATTAGACACCCGATATCAGGATCATTCAGGAATGCGGCAATATTTCGGTCCGCCATTGAAAATTGCTGAGATGTTTTATTCAAGCAATGGTATCCCGATCAACGAGGACAGTAGTTGGGAATATAATACCCGTTACAGTCTTAGGGTAGCGAATGCCAATGAAGGACTATATGTCCGTGAAGGAGCCCAGACCTCACGTTTGCATTTCGACCGCGAACCCCGTTTTTACGCATGGCTCGGATTCGATAACGGGATGTGGTATGGACAGGGAAATTATGATGATAAATCCCCTTCGAGTCTCTTCTATGTACAGGCAAAAGCCGGACAACCCCAACAGAAGGTTGCGGAAAGCGGTTCTCCCACCGGTTATTATGTCAAGAAATGGATTCATTTTGAAAATGTTCAGAATGCGGCAACCTCTTACAGCGTAGTTTGGTACGTTTGGCCATGGTTCCGTCTTGCCGACCTTTATTTACTATATGCGGAATCCGTTAATGAAGCGGAAAATAATACCGCTAACCGGGAGATTGCGCTGGAATATCTGGATAAGGTAAGGCAACGTGCCGGCCTTGCCACTGTACAAGATGCCTGGAGTAACTATTCCATCTATAATGATAAGTATACGCGTCAGGATGGCTTACGGGATATTATCAGGCAGGAACGTATGATAGAGCTATGTTTTGAGAGAAAACGGTTTTGGGATCTTCGACGTTGGATGATTGCTACTGACATGTACCAGACATCTATACAAGGTTGGGATGTTAAGCAAAGCGATGCCTTAACATATTATATCCCTAAGCCCATTTTCGAGCAGAAATTTACTCTCAGGGATTACTTCTGGCCGATCCCAAGTAGTGAGATAACCGGTAATCCAAATCTTGTACAAAATATAGGATGGTAA
- a CDS encoding glycoside hydrolase family 2, whose product MLKKLHLIICCAFLLTGNICAQEFSVPFKPSVDLDSDFQNPPDYARTRAYWWWLEGYITKQGILDDLTAMKEAGIAGAIIFDAGSSGYYTGKLTYHNTILRSKAGPGFMSPEWQELFAYSCHIADSLGIEISLNITSGWNDGGPWVTPEYASQKLVWSEITVEGGQRLNQKLPLPGKLLTYEGSSKPYFKPVATLAIKLLPGAEAVQPLPYFNIKAVHTISIPQTPNGLGYDWETFVRPLPDGLSGYHARLEDVIDISEYVNENGDISWDVPEGRFAILRFGHTGTGVKVSTHSPGAGGLAIDYMNAGAMELQFNHAVLPLIQDLQKKGSKSLHYLHDDSWELGAANWTPLMEQFFTENNGYDIRKFLPVVAGKIIESHDLSERFLYDFRRTIADLIFRNHYKKFKELSHRYGLGLHPESGGPHPAPIDALKNLGQSDIPMGEFWAIANTHRVAPHQRLYIKQGASAAHIYGKRFMQAEGPTTIGPHWERDPWMLKPTMDRVFCEGMNRFVIHTFTHSPREAGKPGNEYFAGTHINPNVTWWKQGKAFLDWSSRNSMMLSQGLFVADVAFYYGDNVPNQVPLKHIDPRLGEGYDYDVVNTEVILERMSVRNGRIYLPDGMNYRVLVLPERKAVNIQVLDKLEQMVKEGAVIIGPKPETIVGLQNMDTAEKRLAETAGRMWGNIDGDRVTENVYGKGKVIWGKTIREVLENEGIVPDFEYISGHAIEKKLDKQATQLDYIHRTVSDYGETNDLEIYYIANRLERPEYTSCSFRVTGQQPEIWYPENGRIVPVNTYVSSGDQTTIPLYLDPFGSAFVVFRRPVKSDPVTVIRMNGVEIFPSPSKTFDKIPFEHLSDGSLGFHHEGIFTLSKNGKEEEIRVNPPGNIYLDESWQVSFDPAWGGPEHIVFPELMSWTEHSDPGIKYYSGTAIYKKTFEIDGKVMRNFRIRLDLGELHHIAEIKINGKTVGIWWKKPFGGDITDFVKKGKNSLEITVVNLWPNRIIGDQSLPEEQRYTKTNVVKFTKETPLLPSGLIGPVRLSFSTK is encoded by the coding sequence ATGTTAAAAAAACTTCACTTGATTATCTGTTGTGCATTTCTCTTGACAGGAAATATATGTGCTCAGGAATTTTCCGTACCATTTAAGCCAAGTGTTGATTTGGATAGTGATTTTCAAAACCCTCCTGATTATGCCCGTACACGGGCTTATTGGTGGTGGCTCGAAGGATATATAACCAAACAGGGAATTCTTGATGATCTGACAGCCATGAAAGAAGCCGGAATAGCCGGAGCCATTATTTTTGATGCTGGAAGTTCAGGTTATTATACGGGTAAACTAACCTATCATAATACTATCCTTCGCTCAAAAGCAGGTCCCGGGTTCATGAGTCCCGAATGGCAGGAATTGTTTGCTTATTCTTGTCACATTGCCGACAGCCTCGGTATAGAAATCAGTTTGAACATTACCAGCGGCTGGAATGACGGGGGGCCATGGGTAACTCCTGAATATGCATCGCAAAAATTAGTCTGGAGCGAAATAACAGTCGAAGGCGGTCAAAGATTGAACCAAAAGTTACCATTACCCGGTAAGCTTCTTACTTATGAGGGTTCCTCCAAACCTTATTTTAAGCCGGTAGCAACATTGGCTATAAAGTTGTTGCCTGGGGCTGAAGCCGTACAACCTTTGCCGTATTTTAACATCAAAGCCGTACATACGATCTCGATACCACAAACTCCCAACGGATTGGGCTATGACTGGGAGACTTTTGTCCGTCCGCTTCCTGATGGGCTTTCCGGCTATCATGCCCGCCTGGAGGACGTGATCGATATCAGTGAATATGTAAATGAAAATGGTGATATCAGTTGGGATGTCCCGGAAGGCCGCTTTGCAATCCTTCGTTTCGGTCATACCGGAACGGGTGTTAAAGTATCGACACACAGTCCGGGCGCCGGAGGGTTGGCGATCGATTATATGAATGCCGGTGCGATGGAACTACAGTTCAATCATGCTGTCCTGCCTTTGATTCAGGATCTCCAAAAAAAAGGCAGTAAATCGTTGCATTATCTTCATGATGACAGTTGGGAATTGGGTGCAGCTAACTGGACCCCGCTTATGGAACAGTTCTTCACGGAAAACAATGGATATGATATTAGGAAGTTTCTGCCGGTTGTTGCGGGAAAAATCATTGAAAGCCATGATCTTTCCGAACGTTTTTTGTATGATTTTCGCCGTACTATTGCTGATCTCATTTTCCGGAATCATTACAAGAAATTCAAAGAATTGTCTCATCGATATGGGTTAGGCTTACACCCCGAATCCGGCGGTCCGCATCCTGCTCCAATCGATGCATTGAAAAATCTCGGACAAAGCGATATCCCAATGGGTGAATTTTGGGCTATTGCCAACACACATAGGGTAGCACCGCATCAACGCCTTTATATCAAGCAGGGAGCATCAGCTGCACATATTTATGGTAAGCGTTTCATGCAGGCCGAAGGACCTACAACCATCGGCCCTCACTGGGAACGTGACCCATGGATGTTGAAGCCTACTATGGATAGGGTTTTCTGCGAAGGGATGAACCGTTTTGTCATACATACTTTTACACATTCACCCAGGGAAGCAGGTAAACCAGGTAATGAGTATTTTGCCGGAACACATATCAATCCAAATGTTACCTGGTGGAAACAGGGAAAAGCTTTTCTCGATTGGTCTTCCCGTAATTCGATGATGCTTTCGCAGGGACTTTTTGTGGCCGATGTCGCTTTTTATTACGGAGACAATGTTCCTAATCAGGTGCCGTTAAAGCATATTGATCCTCGTCTTGGTGAAGGTTACGATTATGATGTGGTGAATACCGAGGTGATCCTTGAACGCATGAGTGTCCGTAATGGAAGAATATATCTCCCGGATGGTATGAATTACCGGGTATTGGTTTTACCCGAAAGAAAAGCCGTGAATATACAGGTGCTTGATAAACTGGAGCAAATGGTAAAAGAAGGAGCTGTTATAATCGGACCTAAACCTGAAACAATTGTTGGGTTACAAAATATGGATACCGCTGAGAAGCGTTTGGCGGAAACTGCCGGGCGTATGTGGGGAAATATAGATGGGGACAGGGTTACTGAGAATGTTTATGGAAAAGGGAAGGTCATATGGGGTAAAACCATTCGTGAAGTACTGGAAAATGAGGGTATTGTTCCTGATTTTGAATACATAAGCGGTCATGCTATTGAAAAAAAACTAGATAAGCAGGCCACGCAACTTGATTATATTCATCGTACTGTTTCCGATTATGGAGAAACGAACGATCTGGAAATATATTATATAGCCAATCGCTTGGAACGTCCTGAATACACTTCATGTTCATTTCGAGTTACCGGTCAGCAGCCTGAAATCTGGTATCCGGAAAACGGCAGGATCGTTCCGGTAAATACATATGTTTCTTCTGGTGACCAGACTACTATTCCATTGTATCTTGATCCTTTCGGTTCCGCTTTTGTGGTTTTTCGTCGGCCCGTAAAATCTGATCCTGTTACTGTCATCAGAATGAATGGTGTGGAAATATTTCCATCGCCATCTAAAACGTTCGACAAAATCCCATTTGAACATTTGTCCGATGGTAGCCTGGGTTTTCATCATGAAGGAATTTTCACTTTGTCCAAAAACGGTAAAGAAGAAGAAATCAGGGTTAATCCTCCCGGTAATATTTATCTGGATGAGTCATGGCAGGTATCTTTTGATCCTGCGTGGGGAGGGCCTGAACATATTGTTTTTCCCGAACTGATGTCCTGGACTGAACATTCGGATCCCGGGATAAAATATTATTCAGGAACTGCTATATACAAAAAAACATTTGAGATAGATGGGAAAGTCATGCGTAATTTCCGGATTAGATTGGATCTGGGCGAATTACATCATATCGCAGAAATAAAAATTAATGGAAAAACTGTCGGCATATGGTGGAAAAAGCCTTTTGGAGGAGATATTACCGATTTTGTGAAAAAAGGTAAGAATTCATTGGAAATAACCGTTGTAAATCTTTGGCCCAACCGAATTATTGGAGATCAATCATTACCTGAAGAACAACGTTATACTAAAACCAATGTGGTGAAATTTACCAAAGAAACCCCTTTGTTGCCTTCCGGGTTAATTGGTCCGGTACGGTTATCATTTAGTACAAAATAA
- a CDS encoding TonB-dependent receptor: MKNFRKRKFKLLKKLLIVVKIFILLFTAGLMSATANIYGQDVKLTINKSNVELSELLELIESRTDFSFFYNDDLIDKTVKVHVNTHDKGIKEVLDQALEGTKITYSIKDKDIILKVKEESPLMSPHQQGIRITGTVSDNYGELLPGVNVLVRGTNQGTATDVNGEYTITVPSDTSVLLFHFLGYQTQQTEIGNRRVIAIIMQEEAATLDEVVVVAFGTQKKESVVGSVTTINPSELKVPNSNLTTAFAGQMAGIIAYQRSGEPGADNADFFVRGITTFGTNTNPLILIDGIELTSTDLARLQPDDIASFSVMKDATATALYGARGANGVIIVTTKQGKEGPAKISVRLENSWSMPTRNVELADPVTYMRLENEAAKTRDPSKTQIYSDEKIADTESGRDPVRFPSNDWLDMLFKKYTMNQRANMSVSGGGTVARYYVSGSFNHDNGMLKVDKRNNFNNNINNKSFTLRSNVSMNITKITELTVRLSGIFDDYSGPITGGEDMYKKIMKSNPVMFPAFYPVTPQTAHVNHIMFGNYDNLYTNPYAESVRGYKDKNRSQILAQVEVKQDLNFLTDGLSFRGMLNISRLSQFSVNRFYNPYYYQISTYNYQTGEYTLRNTNEDSATDYLGYGEPTGDKVTNSTFYFEGMVNYNRTFAEKHDVSALLVYIARQSLNANTSSLQLSLPSRNIGLSGRVTYSYDKRYSGEFNFGYNGSERFSHSHRFGFFPSMGVAWNISNEKFWEPIKSVVSNLKLRYSYGLVGNDQIGSTTDRFYYLSEMNMNDGNRWMQFGRDLNFRQNGISVIRYANEDITWETSAKQNYAIEIGLWNKLTLIAEYFKEHRYNILMTRSSIPLTMGLADRDRVRANVGEANGTGFDLSLEYQQNWTTDFWTSARGNFTYATSEFLVYEEPAYSEPWRSHEGKSLKQEWGYIAERLFVDDAEANNAPAQEISTQWYGGGDIKYTDVNGDGRITEIDRVPIGNPTVPEIVYGFGLSMGYKGFDASIFFQGAANESFWIEADNIQPFIGQNNLLKAIADDHWSEENRSLYSFWPRLGREDNSNNTPRSTWWMRDGSFLRLKQAEIGYSIPGNWKNKLKISNLRLYVSGTNLLLWSKFKLWDVEMAGNGLGYPIQRVYNLGINVSFN; this comes from the coding sequence ATGAAAAATTTCAGAAAGCGAAAATTTAAGCTTTTAAAAAAATTATTGATCGTAGTGAAAATATTTATTCTTTTGTTTACTGCCGGATTAATGAGTGCTACTGCCAATATATACGGACAGGATGTAAAATTAACCATTAACAAAAGTAATGTCGAGTTAAGCGAACTTCTTGAATTGATAGAATCCCGAACGGATTTTTCCTTTTTCTATAATGATGATCTGATCGATAAGACAGTAAAAGTACATGTTAATACCCATGACAAAGGTATTAAAGAGGTTCTGGATCAGGCATTGGAAGGGACAAAAATAACTTATTCCATAAAAGATAAAGATATTATCTTGAAGGTAAAAGAGGAAAGCCCGTTAATGTCTCCGCATCAGCAGGGTATACGAATTACAGGTACTGTGTCCGATAATTATGGCGAACTATTGCCCGGAGTAAATGTATTGGTTCGTGGTACAAACCAGGGAACAGCTACTGATGTGAACGGGGAATATACCATTACTGTTCCCAGTGATACATCTGTATTATTGTTTCATTTTCTGGGTTATCAGACCCAACAAACAGAGATAGGGAATCGAAGGGTTATAGCCATAATCATGCAGGAAGAAGCGGCAACATTGGATGAAGTGGTGGTAGTGGCTTTCGGAACGCAAAAGAAAGAAAGTGTGGTTGGTTCCGTTACTACTATTAATCCGTCCGAACTTAAGGTGCCGAATAGTAATCTTACCACTGCTTTTGCCGGGCAAATGGCAGGTATTATAGCCTATCAGCGTAGCGGTGAACCAGGAGCCGACAATGCCGACTTCTTTGTACGTGGTATCACAACTTTCGGTACCAATACCAACCCTTTGATATTAATTGATGGTATAGAACTTACTTCGACCGATCTTGCGCGGTTACAACCCGACGATATTGCCAGTTTTTCCGTAATGAAAGACGCTACGGCAACAGCTTTGTACGGGGCCCGGGGTGCAAATGGTGTGATCATAGTTACTACCAAACAAGGAAAAGAAGGTCCGGCAAAGATATCCGTCAGGTTGGAAAATTCATGGTCGATGCCTACCCGGAATGTGGAACTAGCAGACCCCGTTACTTACATGCGGCTTGAGAATGAAGCGGCGAAAACCCGGGACCCGTCAAAAACACAGATCTATTCGGATGAAAAGATCGCAGACACGGAATCGGGTAGAGATCCGGTCCGGTTTCCTTCTAATGACTGGTTGGATATGTTATTTAAAAAATATACCATGAATCAACGTGCCAACATGAGTGTCAGCGGCGGTGGAACCGTTGCCCGTTATTATGTTTCGGGTTCCTTTAACCATGATAACGGTATGTTGAAAGTAGATAAACGAAATAATTTCAATAACAATATCAACAATAAATCGTTCACTCTGCGTTCGAATGTAAGCATGAACATTACCAAAATTACGGAGTTAACCGTTAGGCTGAGCGGTATTTTTGATGATTATAGCGGACCAATTACAGGTGGGGAGGATATGTATAAGAAAATTATGAAGTCAAATCCTGTTATGTTTCCTGCTTTCTATCCGGTAACCCCTCAAACAGCCCATGTGAACCATATTATGTTCGGAAACTATGACAATTTATATACTAATCCCTATGCCGAATCTGTACGTGGGTATAAAGATAAGAATCGTTCGCAAATACTGGCGCAGGTGGAAGTGAAACAGGATTTAAATTTCCTGACCGACGGACTTTCGTTCAGGGGTATGTTGAATATATCCCGCTTATCCCAGTTTTCCGTCAATCGTTTCTATAATCCCTATTACTATCAAATCAGTACATATAATTATCAGACCGGTGAATATACTTTACGTAACACCAATGAAGATTCAGCCACTGATTATTTAGGCTATGGCGAACCTACCGGGGATAAAGTAACAAATTCAACTTTTTATTTTGAAGGAATGGTGAACTATAACCGTACATTTGCCGAAAAACACGATGTCAGCGCTCTGTTGGTCTATATTGCAAGACAATCGCTTAATGCCAATACATCCAGCCTGCAACTTTCTTTGCCATCGCGTAATATCGGGTTGTCCGGACGTGTTACCTACTCCTACGATAAACGTTATTCTGGTGAGTTTAATTTCGGATATAACGGATCGGAACGTTTTTCCCATTCCCATCGTTTTGGATTTTTCCCTTCAATGGGTGTAGCATGGAATATTTCTAATGAGAAATTCTGGGAACCCATTAAGTCGGTGGTGTCTAACCTGAAACTCCGCTATTCCTATGGTTTGGTAGGTAACGATCAAATAGGTTCAACTACAGATAGGTTTTACTATCTTTCAGAAATGAATATGAATGATGGTAACAGGTGGATGCAGTTCGGCAGGGATTTGAATTTCCGTCAGAATGGCATTTCCGTAATACGTTATGCCAACGAAGATATTACATGGGAAACTTCAGCCAAGCAGAATTATGCCATAGAAATAGGATTGTGGAACAAACTGACCCTAATTGCCGAATATTTCAAAGAGCATCGGTATAACATATTAATGACACGTTCATCTATCCCGCTTACAATGGGTTTAGCCGACCGGGATAGAGTAAGGGCAAATGTGGGTGAAGCTAATGGTACCGGATTTGATCTTAGCCTGGAATACCAACAAAACTGGACCACTGATTTCTGGACTTCGGCACGTGGTAATTTCACCTATGCCACCAGTGAGTTTTTGGTATATGAGGAACCTGCTTACAGTGAACCATGGCGTTCACATGAAGGTAAATCATTGAAACAGGAGTGGGGTTATATTGCCGAGCGTTTGTTTGTAGATGATGCCGAAGCCAATAACGCTCCTGCTCAGGAAATCAGCACACAATGGTATGGCGGTGGCGACATTAAATATACAGATGTAAATGGAGACGGGCGAATCACTGAGATCGACCGTGTCCCAATAGGTAATCCTACTGTGCCCGAGATCGTTTATGGATTTGGTTTATCAATGGGTTACAAAGGTTTTGATGCTTCTATATTTTTTCAGGGAGCGGCTAATGAATCGTTTTGGATTGAGGCGGATAACATACAGCCTTTTATAGGGCAGAACAACCTGCTTAAAGCAATAGCCGACGACCATTGGTCTGAAGAGAACAGGAGCCTTTACTCTTTCTGGCCTCGTTTAGGTCGTGAAGACAACAGTAACAATACCCCCCGAAGTACCTGGTGGATGCGTGACGGCTCATTTTTGAGGCTGAAACAGGCTGAAATAGGATATTCTATTCCCGGCAATTGGAAAAATAAGTTGAAAATAAGCAATTTGCGCTTATATGTTAGTGGTACCAACCTGTTGTTATGGAGTAAATTTAAACTCTGGGACGTCGAAATGGCCGGCAATGGATTGGGTTATCCGATTCAAAGGGTATATAACCTAGGTATCAATGTGAGTTTTAATTAA
- a CDS encoding DUF4959 domain-containing protein, whose product MKNHHYHLFITIIVILITGACKEDSLDEHLDSNAPAPVAIDKSSITHRDFAGGSVLYYKLPKDDNLLYVRAEYESAPGVVREATASLFIDSLVLEGFNESRAYDISIYSVGKNEKSSESVVYQVTPGIPPVLTAFESLTLETAFGGVRGGFQNDAETPLTVVLSADTTFTGNFIQLRSFTLSEIRSTFTYLDMDSVETTFNIYMKDRWGNRTESKQFVLKPLFEEEIPKPWSAYALPSDWIDAAEGNANYGFTNLWDGVYSQRNANIFASSHTGPAFPYTCTFTLGREAIISRMVMHHRLNFEYVGKTPKKIELWGSDSDDPGDDLLLSGDWFCLGKFESKMPSGGNSPTDEDKVYGNGEGEQFMVVPNDEIPNPYRPVKFLRIRPQEVWDGTKGGQIIIAEIDLYGQLVK is encoded by the coding sequence ATGAAAAATCATCATTATCATCTTTTCATCACCATCATTGTTATACTTATCACAGGAGCCTGTAAGGAAGACTCTCTGGATGAGCATCTTGATTCCAATGCGCCTGCTCCTGTTGCAATTGATAAAAGTAGCATTACCCACAGGGATTTTGCCGGAGGGTCGGTACTCTATTACAAGCTCCCAAAAGATGATAATCTTTTGTATGTCAGGGCGGAATATGAAAGTGCGCCCGGTGTTGTCCGTGAAGCAACCGCCTCTTTATTCATCGATTCATTAGTGTTGGAAGGATTTAACGAATCCCGTGCTTATGATATCAGTATTTATAGTGTCGGGAAGAATGAGAAATCATCAGAATCTGTTGTTTATCAGGTTACACCCGGTATTCCTCCTGTATTGACTGCTTTTGAATCATTGACACTTGAGACAGCATTCGGTGGGGTACGGGGCGGTTTTCAAAATGATGCTGAAACTCCATTAACTGTGGTATTGTCGGCAGACACTACTTTTACGGGAAACTTTATCCAGTTGCGTTCTTTTACTTTGTCTGAAATAAGATCTACTTTCACTTATTTAGACATGGATTCTGTTGAAACGACTTTCAATATTTACATGAAAGATCGATGGGGTAACAGGACAGAATCAAAACAGTTTGTGCTCAAACCCTTATTTGAAGAGGAAATCCCGAAACCATGGTCTGCATATGCATTACCTTCCGATTGGATTGATGCAGCAGAAGGTAATGCTAATTATGGATTTACTAATCTTTGGGACGGTGTTTACAGTCAACGGAATGCTAATATATTTGCTTCCAGTCATACCGGACCGGCTTTTCCTTATACCTGTACCTTCACTTTAGGCCGGGAAGCTATCATTAGCCGGATGGTCATGCATCATCGTTTGAATTTTGAATATGTAGGTAAAACACCTAAAAAGATAGAATTATGGGGATCGGATAGCGATGATCCCGGAGATGACCTATTGCTGAGCGGTGACTGGTTTTGCCTGGGTAAGTTTGAATCGAAAATGCCTTCGGGAGGTAATTCTCCGACAGACGAAGATAAAGTGTATGGTAATGGAGAAGGTGAACAATTCATGGTGGTCCCGAATGATGAAATCCCTAACCCTTACCGTCCTGTCAAATTTCTCAGGATACGGCCACAGGAAGTATGGGATGGCACAAAAGGAGGCCAGATTATTATTGCCGAAATAGATTTATATGGGCAACTTGTGAAATAA
- a CDS encoding DUF4998 domain-containing protein: MNKLLYIIIIVILTFSCKDQDDIYKEYRVPNSTVYPGKPISPGFRSGDGYAEISWLRGSDPSVSYARIYWNNYTDSVQVEIPENADTVRHRIMLDEGNYAFSIKAFNSKDLASVPAEMIGKVYGDNFRATLFNRSAKNILYDPDTEVLTIEWVGQAENEVKCILKYVDIQDQAVQQSITLSEPTTVIENFKRGLSINSFFVPPSCIDTFASEPSIPKITMPALYKEVSTSLDLAGTKKDVAVTDHGTYIELVKTGNDPYIHTQGLTEALNLAVYYKVYFYIEYQNSREINDAQLFFGKPNAAGGVSTNEELHFDFTGLDAADESKWAVFKFDCEAAINTHGWGSVGHRFRYDFVATGAPDATVYIKKMWFEIYTLQEVDL; the protein is encoded by the coding sequence ATGAATAAATTATTATATATTATTATTATCGTCATATTGACGTTTTCATGTAAGGACCAGGACGATATTTATAAAGAATACCGGGTGCCCAACAGTACTGTCTATCCGGGCAAACCGATATCCCCCGGATTTCGTTCGGGAGATGGATATGCTGAAATATCATGGCTGCGGGGTAGTGACCCGTCTGTTTCATATGCCCGCATCTACTGGAATAATTATACGGATTCCGTACAGGTGGAAATTCCGGAAAATGCGGATACTGTCAGGCACAGGATCATGCTTGATGAGGGAAATTATGCATTTAGTATCAAAGCTTTCAATAGCAAGGATCTTGCATCGGTGCCTGCTGAAATGATTGGAAAAGTGTATGGAGATAACTTCCGGGCCACATTGTTTAACAGAAGCGCCAAGAATATTCTCTACGATCCGGACACCGAAGTGTTGACTATCGAATGGGTAGGACAGGCGGAAAATGAAGTGAAGTGTATCCTGAAGTATGTTGATATACAGGATCAGGCTGTACAACAAAGTATCACATTGAGCGAACCGACCACTGTTATTGAAAATTTTAAGCGGGGACTCAGTATCAACAGCTTTTTTGTGCCGCCTTCATGTATCGATACATTTGCTAGTGAGCCGTCTATTCCAAAGATCACTATGCCTGCGCTTTATAAGGAAGTCTCCACATCGTTGGATTTGGCAGGAACCAAAAAAGACGTTGCAGTAACAGATCATGGAACTTATATCGAACTGGTTAAAACAGGTAATGATCCGTACATTCATACGCAGGGTTTGACGGAAGCATTGAACCTGGCGGTTTATTACAAGGTTTATTTTTACATTGAATATCAGAACAGCCGTGAAATTAATGATGCCCAATTGTTTTTTGGAAAACCTAATGCGGCGGGAGGTGTTTCTACAAATGAGGAATTACATTTTGATTTTACAGGTCTTGATGCCGCTGATGAATCAAAATGGGCAGTCTTTAAATTCGATTGTGAAGCAGCCATCAATACCCATGGTTGGGGAAGTGTAGGACATAGGTTCCGTTATGATTTTGTAGCTACAGGTGCGCCTGATGCCACTGTCTATATCAAAAAAATGTGGTTTGAGATATATACATTACAGGAAGTGGATTTATGA